One region of Campylobacter concisus genomic DNA includes:
- the gpmI gene encoding 2,3-bisphosphoglycerate-independent phosphoglycerate mutase: MSQKTILIITDGIGFNKNSEFNAFNAAKKPNYDKFFKEIPNSLIKTSGNAVGLPEGQMGNSEVGHMCIGSGRVLYQNLVKISRSFADGSLAENEALKTLFKKCKRVHVIGLYSDGGVHSHMEHFDGMCELASKNGCEVFAHAITDGRDVSPNSAINFMKSLEAKFKVATVCGRFYAMDRDKRWERVKEAYEILVNGANLSELRPSEYLQKSYDEGVTDEFVKPASFNGFKGIGEDDGVIVVNFRNDRAREICQALGEEKFSEFERPFAIKNLITMTEYDANFKFEVLFKNEKIKNTLSEVIAAAGLRQLHTAETEKYAHVTFFFNGGVEELASNETRVLIPSPKVKTYDERPEMSAAEVCKAVLKGMDDEQDFIVVNFANGDMVGHTGNYEAAIKAVEAVDTALGEIYAKAKEKNYAMIITSDHGNCEEMRDNSGELLTNHTTYDVFCFVMADGVKKVKNGGLNNIAPSVLKIMGLEIPAEMDEALI, translated from the coding sequence ATGAGTCAAAAAACTATACTGATAATAACTGATGGAATTGGATTTAACAAAAATAGCGAATTTAACGCATTTAATGCTGCCAAAAAACCAAACTACGATAAATTTTTTAAAGAAATTCCAAACTCACTTATAAAAACTTCTGGAAACGCTGTGGGACTGCCTGAAGGACAGATGGGAAACAGCGAAGTAGGCCACATGTGCATAGGAAGTGGACGAGTTTTGTATCAAAATTTGGTCAAAATTTCACGTAGCTTTGCTGATGGCTCGTTGGCAGAAAATGAAGCTCTAAAAACTCTTTTTAAAAAGTGCAAAAGAGTCCACGTCATAGGGCTTTATAGTGACGGCGGTGTTCACTCTCATATGGAGCATTTTGATGGCATGTGCGAGCTTGCTAGTAAAAATGGTTGCGAAGTTTTTGCTCACGCTATCACCGATGGACGCGACGTCAGCCCAAATAGTGCTATAAATTTCATGAAAAGCTTGGAGGCTAAATTTAAAGTAGCTACCGTTTGTGGGAGATTTTACGCGATGGATAGAGATAAACGCTGGGAGCGCGTAAAAGAGGCCTATGAGATATTGGTAAATGGAGCAAATTTAAGCGAGCTAAGGCCTAGTGAGTACCTGCAAAAAAGCTACGATGAGGGCGTGACTGATGAGTTTGTAAAGCCAGCGAGCTTTAATGGCTTTAAAGGCATAGGCGAAGATGACGGTGTGATTGTTGTAAATTTTAGAAATGATAGAGCAAGAGAAATTTGCCAAGCTCTGGGTGAGGAGAAATTTAGCGAGTTTGAGCGACCTTTTGCTATCAAAAATTTAATCACCATGACCGAATACGACGCAAATTTTAAATTTGAAGTACTATTTAAAAATGAAAAGATAAAAAACACTCTAAGCGAGGTCATAGCAGCGGCTGGACTAAGGCAGCTTCACACGGCTGAGACTGAAAAATACGCCCACGTTACATTTTTCTTTAACGGTGGCGTCGAGGAGTTAGCTAGCAACGAAACAAGGGTGCTAATCCCTAGTCCAAAGGTAAAGACCTATGACGAAAGGCCAGAGATGAGTGCAGCAGAGGTTTGCAAAGCCGTGCTAAAAGGTATGGATGACGAGCAAGACTTCATCGTAGTAAATTTCGCAAATGGCGATATGGTGGGGCACACTGGAAATTACGAGGCCGCTATAAAAGCAGTTGAGGCAGTAGATACCGCTCTTGGAGAAATTTACGCTAAAGCAAAAGAGAAAAACTATGCGATGATCATCACGAGTGATCACGGAAACTGCGAAGAGATGCGCGATAACAGCGGTGAGCTACTGACAAACCACACGACTTATGATGTCTTTTGTTTTGTGATGGCTGATGGTGTAAAAAAAGTAAAAAACGGCGGTCTAAACAATATCGCTCCTAGTGTTTTAAAGATCATGGGGCTTGAAATTCCAGCTGAGATGGACGAGGCGTTAATATAA
- the mraY gene encoding phospho-N-acetylmuramoyl-pentapeptide-transferase: MFYYIYEIFNFNIFQYITVRAGFAFFIAFILTAYLIPKFIAWAKKKNASQPIYELAPQTHQKKAKTPTMGGLVFVFTAVIATIICARLDNAFVLASLFCLVCFTLLGYKDDYSKILGAKNHAGLSPKAKLFFQFLIAFLIAAFLYFSKELNTEFYLPFYKQPIFDMKIFAIFFWTLVIVAASNAVNLTDGLDGLAAVPSIFSLLSLGVFAYICGHAVFSSYLLLPKIAGVGESVVVASAFIGSLMGFLWFNCHPAEVFMGDSGSLSVGAYIGFMGVATKNEILLIIIGLIFVVETLSVILQVGSFKIFKRRIFLMAPIHHHFEIKGWAENKIIVRFWIIALLANLIALTALKIR, from the coding sequence ATGTTTTACTATATCTATGAAATTTTCAATTTTAATATCTTTCAATACATCACCGTTCGTGCGGGTTTTGCATTTTTTATCGCATTTATACTCACGGCATATCTAATACCAAAATTTATCGCCTGGGCAAAGAAAAAAAATGCCTCTCAGCCTATCTACGAGCTGGCTCCGCAAACTCATCAAAAAAAGGCCAAAACGCCGACCATGGGCGGACTTGTCTTTGTCTTTACAGCCGTGATCGCCACGATCATCTGCGCTAGGCTTGATAACGCTTTCGTGCTAGCCTCGCTCTTTTGCCTAGTTTGTTTTACTTTGCTTGGCTATAAGGATGACTACAGCAAAATTTTAGGCGCTAAAAATCACGCTGGCCTAAGCCCAAAAGCAAAACTATTTTTTCAATTTCTAATCGCCTTTTTGATTGCTGCATTTTTATACTTTAGTAAAGAGTTAAACACCGAATTTTACCTACCATTTTATAAGCAGCCCATCTTTGACATGAAAATTTTTGCCATTTTCTTTTGGACACTTGTCATCGTCGCAGCCTCAAATGCGGTAAATTTAACAGACGGACTTGATGGACTAGCCGCTGTGCCATCGATATTTTCACTTCTAAGCCTTGGCGTTTTTGCCTACATCTGCGGCCACGCCGTCTTTAGCTCGTACCTGCTTTTGCCAAAGATCGCTGGCGTTGGCGAGAGTGTCGTTGTCGCCTCTGCGTTTATTGGCTCACTCATGGGCTTTTTGTGGTTTAACTGCCATCCAGCTGAAGTCTTTATGGGTGATAGTGGTAGTCTAAGCGTTGGCGCATATATCGGCTTTATGGGCGTTGCGACCAAAAATGAAATTTTACTTATCATAATAGGTTTGATATTTGTTGTAGAGACGCTAAGCGTTATCTTGCAGGTGGGCAGCTTTAAAATTTTTAAACGCAGAATTTTCCTCATGGCGCCTATACATCACCATTTTGAGATCAAGGGTTGGGCAGAAAACAAGATCATCGTACGCTTTTGGATCATTGCGCTTTTAGCAAATTTGATCGCTCTAACGGCACTAAAAATCAGATAA
- the murD gene encoding UDP-N-acetylmuramoyl-L-alanine--D-glutamate ligase: MRKSLFGYGGTTKAIAKNFTTDGLWDIYDDKFSEISKDEFGNTLLPVGEFDPAKSCLEIPSPGIPPHHELIKKARNLTSEYDYFYEIYKNNLPFNVWISGTNGKTTTTKMMQHLLESKGSLMGGNVGIALANLDQNAKIWILETSSFTLHYTNRATPGIYVLLPITPDHLSWHGDMGEYEKAKLKPLASMSETSVAIVPEIYAKTPTKAKVIAYKDENDLARFCGVNLDDIAFKTPFLLDALLALAVEKILFDRCDIALLNTFVIEANKLEEFSDKNGRIWVNDTKATNIDASIQAVKRYKDHFIHLILGGDDKGVDMTPLFEGLKSLRVKIYAIGSNSDKLMKLATKFGIPALKCDFLQNAVNEINKELKTNEIALLSPAAASLDQFKSYAERGDKFKEFIKAL, encoded by the coding sequence ATGAGAAAATCACTATTTGGCTATGGTGGTACAACAAAGGCAATTGCAAAGAATTTCACAACCGATGGTCTTTGGGATATCTATGATGATAAATTTAGTGAAATTTCAAAGGATGAGTTTGGCAACACTCTTTTGCCAGTTGGCGAATTTGATCCAGCAAAAAGCTGTCTAGAGATACCGAGCCCTGGCATCCCACCTCATCACGAGCTCATCAAAAAAGCTAGAAATTTAACCAGCGAATATGACTATTTTTATGAAATTTATAAAAATAATCTGCCATTTAATGTCTGGATCAGTGGTACAAACGGCAAAACTACAACTACAAAAATGATGCAGCATTTGCTAGAGAGTAAGGGTTCGCTCATGGGCGGTAATGTCGGCATTGCACTGGCAAATTTAGATCAAAACGCTAAAATTTGGATACTTGAGACTAGCTCTTTTACCCTGCACTACACAAACCGCGCTACACCAGGCATCTATGTGCTTTTGCCCATCACTCCAGATCATCTAAGCTGGCATGGCGATATGGGCGAGTACGAAAAGGCGAAGCTAAAGCCACTTGCTAGCATGAGTGAAACCAGCGTAGCGATCGTGCCTGAAATTTACGCTAAAACGCCTACAAAAGCTAAAGTGATCGCATATAAAGACGAGAACGACTTAGCTCGTTTTTGCGGCGTAAATTTAGACGACATAGCCTTTAAAACGCCATTTTTACTTGACGCACTGCTGGCACTTGCGGTGGAGAAAATTTTATTTGACCGCTGCGATATCGCACTTTTAAATACCTTCGTCATCGAGGCAAACAAGCTTGAAGAATTTAGCGACAAAAATGGCAGAATCTGGGTCAATGACACAAAAGCGACTAACATAGATGCGAGCATACAAGCCGTAAAACGCTACAAAGATCATTTTATACATCTAATACTTGGTGGCGATGATAAGGGTGTTGATATGACGCCACTTTTTGAAGGCTTAAAGAGTTTAAGAGTAAAAATTTACGCCATTGGCTCAAATAGTGACAAACTCATGAAATTAGCGACTAAATTTGGCATACCAGCTTTGAAATGCGATTTTTTACAAAATGCTGTAAATGAGATAAATAAAGAGCTAAAGACCAACGAAATAGCGCTTCTTAGCCCGGCAGCTGCGAGCCTTGATCAGTTTAAAAGCTACGCTGAGCGAGGTGATAAATTTAAAGAGTTTATAAAGGCGCTTTAA